The following proteins come from a genomic window of Maribacter sp. HTCC2170:
- a CDS encoding M23 family metallopeptidase, giving the protein MKNLLKSTIIVVLLFTVLNCEKDKLPDAAYSAYLNYETKTELELPFNDEWWIFWGGRGVAENYHAAYKEQRFALDIVRKVNGSTHSGNGSKNEDYYCFGKSLNAPGSGKIVDIVNTIADNIPGQFNRDIPTGNRVIIDHENGEFSILAHFKQGSILVSVGDTVIKGQELGKAGNSGNSSEPHLHYHLQTTANPFEGYGLPAQFQNYYANNTLIEKGEPVQNEFVINDN; this is encoded by the coding sequence ATGAAAAATTTATTAAAAAGCACAATCATTGTTGTCCTTCTATTTACAGTTTTAAACTGTGAAAAGGACAAGTTGCCAGATGCTGCGTATAGTGCCTATTTAAACTATGAAACAAAAACGGAACTAGAACTTCCATTCAATGACGAGTGGTGGATTTTTTGGGGAGGACGAGGTGTTGCTGAAAATTATCATGCGGCATACAAAGAACAAAGGTTTGCCTTAGATATTGTGCGAAAAGTCAATGGAAGCACACATTCTGGAAATGGTTCTAAGAATGAAGATTATTACTGTTTTGGAAAATCTTTGAATGCTCCTGGAAGCGGAAAAATTGTTGATATTGTAAATACGATAGCTGACAATATTCCAGGTCAGTTTAACCGAGACATTCCAACAGGTAACCGCGTTATTATCGATCACGAAAATGGTGAATTTTCAATCTTGGCCCATTTCAAACAAGGATCAATACTAGTATCGGTTGGGGACACAGTTATAAAAGGACAGGAACTAGGAAAAGCTGGGAACAGTGGCAACTCAAGCGAACCACATCTGCATTATCACCTGCAAACGACGGCTAATCCATTTGAAGGTTATGGTTTGCCAGCCCAATTTCAAAATTATTATGCCAATAACACTTTAATCGAAAAGGGAGAACCAGTACAGAACGAATTTGTCATAAATGATAATTAG